The genomic region CGGCATATTGAGGGAATGTACACCGGTAGGTGCTGCAAAAATACGATTGCGGAACGTTGTCCGTCCAACGGTCAGCGGTTCCAATAAATGAACATATTTCTTTTCCATATCTTTCTCCAAATCAATTCATTGGTTTTTGTTGGCTACGGTCAAAATCGGGTTTCCTACCGATGACAAGCAGACAAATGACAGCTATTACGACCAATCCGATCATAATCTCGTAGGCCAGATCCAAGCTCCCTGTAGCATCCATTACGGAAGACATGAAATAAATACCGAAAGCCATGATAATCGACTGCACAGTCATAATCCAACGATTTGCTGCCTGATATTGCTTACGGCCATAGACATATGTAGTAATGGAAGGATGCAACGTACCTGTCCCACCGCTGATACCGGCAATACCGATGGCAGTGACGACCAACATCGGAATATTGTTTTTTGTCATAAGCAAAAGACCTACGATAGTAAGAAAATAGGCAATACAAAGAGCCAGACTCGCCTTTACGGTACCGAACTTATCATCAAGGAAACCAAAGAAATTACTAGAAAACATACCGCCGATAGCAGCGACAGAAAGGAAGGAAAGATAAAGGGCCGGTGTTGATCCTGACATATTCATGCGAACGACAAAAAACGGCATGATACAACAGATACAGAATTGGAGCCACCCCAACGAAAAAACCAACATCCAAGCATCCAACTTGCTGAAAACAGCTTTGAAGGACAGTTTCTCTTCATCTTTCTCATGGGTAGGAGCCACAGTTGCGCCATCGGGGAACAGACCGACATCCTCAGGGCTTGAAACTACAAAGATTGCGATAAGCAAGGCAAGTACCAGAATAATACCTCCGGTCAGCGAGTAGGTAAGCCTCAAACCGATTCTGTCGACTCCAATAGTCAACAAGGCAATGAAAGTTGCAGTACACAATGGACTTCCCATTACCATCGTTCCCAATGCCCGTCCACGGGTCTTTATGAACCAATTGGTGCAGAGCATGAAGGCACCCATCTGAAGCGGAAGTATAAAAAGTCTCATGCAGAACAGACAAATGCTATACATGACCAAGTTGGTACCGGAAAGGGACAATCCAATCGTAGATATACCGACGATAATCGTCGAAGGTACTACTACGTTCTTTACACCGAACTTGATCAACAATGTTCCGACAAGCAAGGTAGCAGGAATAACAACAAAACCGGCCCATGTAACCGGGTTGGTAATCGTTACGGCACTCCAGCCCAATTTCGTATAGTAAGGTGTCAGCACATTCAGGTGATCTGCCTGCAGTCCTGAATAAAAGTACATCATGAAGACACCCAAGACAAGGATAGGAATAGTCCGTTTCCTGAAAGCAACTCTAGTATCCATATATCATTTACCTCTTTGTTACGGAAAAAAGACAATCGCTCTTTTTTTACCGTTTTGATAACTTAGATTGTAATGGGAAATCTGTGCTTCTCAAGGTATATGACAAATTGAAATAAGTGGTTTATTCTTTGATTTCAGACTTTGGATTCCATCTGATATCTAAAATTGTCCAACAAATCAAAGACAAATTATCAGAATTTGCTGAGATTCGCCGTACATATTCGGGAACTTGACGCATTGACAGATAATTAATCCATTATATTATTATGATTGTCACATAAATCTTTTCTAATAATTGTTCACTCTTGATAAGGAGACAGGAATGGGATTCAACATTGAACAGGCCATATTGGACAATCTGAAAAAATCCAATCTACCCGAAGATTGTGGTTATAGGCTGATCTGTGAAAGTTCACAGAATATCATTTCCCATAAATCTACGTTCCTTACCATATGTTTTGTCCATTGTTCTGCCAGGATAGTACTGGATGGCAACAAGTTCAATGCTTCTGCAGGCAATTACATCATGGTGAAAGAAAGTTGCCCGTTCAGTACCCAGGTACTCCCGCTGAAAGCTGGTGAGATCGGTATCTTTATCCTTGATTTCAGCAAGGATTTCTTCGACGAACTTTACTATTTACAGATCTCTGACTGTCCTATATTTTATGATTTCTTCAGACCGTTGTCCGGTGAAAAGGAATACCTGGTTTTTGACAATACAGAAAATGAATTGCCTGCATGGAGTTCCAGATTGCTGCTTTATGAAGCCAGTAAGGAATATGTCGGGAAAAAAAAGGCGATACTTGCATGCCTGGTCATTTTCCTTACACAATTGCATAGGACACACCAGAATCACCTGCTCATCAGCAAATCATCCATGATGACTACATATCCTTTCAAAGCCGGCAGATATCTCAAGTATATGGCAGACAACTATAGGACAGTGACACTTAATTCCATGGCAAAGGAATTCGGATATACTCCTGCGTATTTCTCAACCTTGTTCAAGAAAATGGTATGGACTACTTTTTCTGAAAAGCTTATGGAGCTGAAATTGGAACAGGCAAAGTCATTGCTGACAACGACCTCACAGTCCATCGAAGGAATTACACAACTCGTCGGATTTACGGATAAAAGCTATTTTCACCGCTGCTTCAAAAAGAAATTTGGGCTTACTCCCGGAGCCTACAGGAAACTTCATACCTAAGAACTACACAAATATAACATCCTTGCCAGCATAAGGTTTTTCAATCTCCAAGGTAGCTTCCTTATTTTATTGCCATTTTCACAAGATAAGGTATAAGTATTGATTATAATTGGATTTATTCTTACAAATGTGATGACCTCGCATCTCATTGAAAAGTTTTCTCATACCGCAAGTTGCCAACTTGAATAATTTTTATTGACACTTTGACATTTTTTGTAATTTTGTTAGAATAAAAGAGAAAGTGCACCAAGACTTTCTCAAAAGACTTACCAATGAAGGAAAAAACTATGGACATCTCACACTTCACTGACATCATCGATTCACTGAAATCAGTATCAGGCAAACTGGTCGAACAGTTACCGACAGACAGGATATCAGATTCCATCAAAAGCATGCAGCACCTTGGGAAGCTATGGCCTCCCCTGCGCATAGGGAACCACACAGCCCGCATCCCGATTGTCCAAGGCGGTATGGGAGTAGGTATATCACTTTCTTCTCTTGCGTCAGCAGTAGCAAATGCAGGAGGCATCGGTGTCATTGCTGCCAATGGTATCGGCCTTCTGGAAAAGGACTACTACCAGGAGGGAAGGAATGCCGGCCTCCGGGCATTGAGAAAGGAAATACGAAAAGCCAGGGAGCTGACAAAAGGCATCATCGGCGTCAATATCATGGTAGCGCTCAATGATTTTCATCAGATGCTTGATGTTGCAATTGAGGAAAAAGTCGATGTCATCTTCATGGGTGCAGGCCTTCCCATCAAGGGAATTCCTATCCGGAAGCTAAGAGAAAACAACGTCGCCGTTGCCCCTATCGTCAGTTCCGCAAGGGCAGCCGGCCTGATCTTCAGGATGTGGGACAAACTGTATAAGGATATTCCCGACGCAGTAGTCATCGAAGGGCCGATGGCAGGAGGCCATCTTGGTTTTTCTGCTGACCAGATAGAGAAAAAAGAATTCCAGCTGGAAAACATCATACCGCAGGTACGGGATTCCCTTGTTCCCTTTTCACACACATATGGGAGAGAAATTCCTATTGTGGCAGGAGGGGGTGTATTTACAGGAAAGGATATCCACACCATCCTCAGCCTCGGAGCCTCCGGTGTACAGATGGCAACACGTTTCGTTGCTACTGACGAGTGCGATGCTGACATACACTTCAAGAAGGCTTACGTCAACTGCACAAAGGACCAGATCGGCCTTATCAAAAGCCCCGTAGGTATGCCAGGAAGAGCCATACGGAATAAATTCATTGAAAACAGCGAGCAAGGCAGGCACCCTGCTTTCCGATGTGCATGGAAATGTCTGGCAAACTGCAAGGCACAGGAAGCCAACTATTGCATTTCAATTGCACTCAACAATGCCAGAAAAGGCATGATAGACAGCGGCTACGTATTTGCAGGAGCGAAAGCATATCTTATAGATAAAATAGTGCCTGTAGCCGACCTGTTCCAGGAACTTGGCAACGGTTATTGGATTGCAACCCATAAAAAAGCAACACAGAGATTGGCACAGCTGGTAAGCAGTACCAGGAACCTGTGGGAAAAATATGAGGAATTGGAAAACAAGTCCAGAACCGCCGGACAAATCTATGCACAGTCATTGGCAAATCTGCCAAACCATTCTCTCAGTGAAGCCAGAAAGCAATACAAATCGGCTCTGGCAAAGGCGAATAGCCTGCAACTGCAGTTGATCGAAAAGGTAATGTGTGCATGGAAGCTAGTCAATGAAGTACCGGGACCAAGCGAAACATTGCCGATAAAAGCCTAAGGATTCCTCCCCTGAAAGCCGTTTTTCTCTTGCCTGTCCTTTTTCCTGTCAATGCAGTACCATAGCAAGCATCTTATCAGACAGGGAAATCACAAGGTGAAGAAAAACGGCACAGGATTCTATCTGTTCTGGTCAACACAGATGGTGTCGACCCTCGGCAGTTCCATGACCAGTTATGCCCTGATCCTTTGGATATACGAAAGGACACATCGGGCATTCCCCGTTTCCCTTTTATCTTTCTATTCCTATATTTCATATATAATTGCCAGTTTTCTTACAGGACCGTTCATTGACCGCGGCAACCGGAAACGGACGCTGGTCCTCTGCGATTCCATTGCAGCCCTCTGTTCCCTTCTCATCTGCATCGTTTCCCTTCAGCACAACCTGAATACCGGGTATGTCTTTGCTGCTGCAGTCATTGTCGGAGCAACAAATGCAGTATCAGCTCCGATCCAGACAATTGTAGCAGGATGCCTCATCCCTCAGAGAAATTATGAAAAAGCCAGCGGCCTAAAATCTTTTTCCTCATCCCTGACCGCGGCATGCACCCCCGCATTTGCCACGGTCTTTTACAGCATCTGGGGCTTGAGCGGTATCCTTATAGTAGACCTGTGTAGTTTTTTTGTAGCCGTTTCGGCCCTCCTGTTTGTCATCAACGTACCAGAACCAGCCCCTACTGAAAGAAAGGACCAAGGTTCATATATTGAAGAGGGCAAAATCGGGTATCTATTCCTCCTACAACACAAAGGACTCTTCCAAATCATCATCAGTATGTGCATCATGAATTTCTTTTCCCGTCTGACCTATGAGAACATCCTTCCCGCAATGATCTTGGGACGGTCAGGCTCTTCCACTGTACTTGCATGGGTAACAGGAGTCATCGGCATCGGAGGAATCGTGGGAGGTTTGATGGTCTCACTGTTTCCGCTTCCAAAGCATAAAGTCAAATTGCTTTATGTCGCCGCTGGCTTTTCTTTCCTTTTCGGAGACCTGCTGATGGGTTTCGGAAAGAGCCTATGGCTTTGGCTGCCAGCTGCAGTTGCAGCCAGCATACCTATTCCTTTCATCATAGCCACCCAACAATATCTGCTCTATCAGACCGTACCGGAACAGCTCCAAGGAAAAGTATTTGCAGCCCGCAATGCAATCCAATATGCAACGATTCCTATCGGCATCCTTTTGGGAGGCTGGCTTTCTGATTCTGTATTCGAACCTCTGATCGGCATGCAGGGTTCCATTCCCAGTCTGCTGAGAAAGTTTCTTGGCTCGACTCCAGGTTCAGGAATGGGAGCTATGTTCCTCTGCACAGGAATCCTCGGAACCCTGACATGTATCATTGCAGCAAGAAATAAGCACGTCAAGAAACTTGACAGTAGCATGTAGTTGTGGGGCTTTCAGCTTTTCTGCAGACCAGCAAGATGTGAAATGACAGACCTGTAATAGAGGCACGCAATAAGTACTGCACTCCAGTTTACCACGACAATTCCGACATAAACGCCGCTGATGCCCATATATCGTCCAAGGATAGTAAACAGAAACCATGGCATGCATATCTGCCGATACAGTCCGATATAGACAGCAAAATCCGGTTTCTTGATTCCCTGCAGGGCGCTGACCAGTATCCCTAGGATGACATAGGTCGGAAAGGCAAACAACTCAATATGAAGATATTGGACTCCGGCGGCAATTACAGCCTTGTCAGATGAAAACAGACCAAGTAAGAACGAAACCAGAGGATAGATGATTATGCCGCCTATGCTGATCATCGAGACACCCCAGACAAGGGTGTGCTGCACTACTTTGTGAATCCTGTCCATCCGTCCTGCACCAAAACTTTGCCCGCAGATAGCCAATGCAGCTGTATTGAGTCCCATGGTCGGGATCAAGGCAAGTTGTTCCACCCGCATTGCAGCCCCATAGGCAGCAATGGTCTGGGAACCTGGAGCAAGTTTCAGGATAAAATAATTTATCACGAATATGCCAAGCGCAGTTGTTCCGATATTCAGCATTGCAGGAACCCCCTGCCTCAAAAGTTCCCCCAGTTCCCGTAGACTTGCCCGTGCCTTGAGAAACAGCAAGCGGTCAAAATTCTTGCTATGGATACATCTGAAAGCCAGGTAGATACTTCCGCTCGCCTGGATCAATACCGTTGACAGTGCTACGCCGACAGCCCCCAGCCGTGGCAGGCCTCCCCATCCCATGACAAACAGAGGATCAAGCAAGACATTGAGGAAGAATCCGAGTATCAGGAAATTACGGTAGCTCCTTGAGTCACCCTGGCTGTTGAGAAAACCGTTCATGACTGCATTGAGACAAAAAAAGACAGCACCGAAGAAAATGACATCTATGTACTTCAATCCTTCAACCAAACTCTGTCCCTCTGCTCCCGCAAGCAACATGAGGAACCTAAGCAAAGGTACCATGCAAGCCAGCAGAACACCTGCTGCAAGAGAAAGCAAAAGGGAACCGACCGCAAAGTGATGGAACTTTGTCCGGTCATCCTTCCCCAAGGCAATCGAACATAGGGCAGTAGTACCGCTGCCAAGTCCTCCGGACACAGCAGTGACAATGAAATAGATGGGAAATGCAATGGTAATTCCTGACAAGGCTGCCGTGCCGACCTGCCGTCCGGCAAAATAAGTATCGACGACATTGTATAGGGTATTGAACAACAGACCGGTGCTCGCAGGTACAGCAAGTTCCCTGACAATATGTCCAACCGGCTTTTCCATATGTACCTGCCCGCTCATGCTACCGAACCTCCTGTTGTCCAGTGATATTCCAAGAAAAACAAACCAGTATCCATGCTATCCGAAAACAGATTCCTTTGCTATGATATCAGAAAAAGGAGCCATGCATGGACTTTACCATTGAGAAAAACATCATCACCCTGCACCAGCAGGACAAACAGTACGGATTCATCGACTTTTCCATGGAAAACGAACATCTGGTCAGTCTGAAAAAGGTTTATGTCAATCCTGAATACAGAGGACAGGGAATAGCAGGAAAACTGATGGACTTTGCAGCCGCTACGTTTCACGATAAAGGCTACACGGTCAGGCCTGTCTGTCCATACGCCTTTACATGGTATAAGAGGCACCCACAGTTTGAAAGTGAAGTCATCTATCCTGACCAGGATCAGCTTTCCTGTCAGCTCTGATCCTTTTCAAACCAGACTTCACTGATTTCATAGTCCAGGTCCCTGCCCCGTCGCTCATATTTTGTCGTAGGCCGCCATGGTCTGGTAGGAGCAAAACCACCATAGGGGTTGTGCAGTCCCTTTGTTGCTGAAAATACCGAAAGCATCTGGTCAGCATAGTCCTGCCAATCAGTCGTACAGTAGATGTAGCCTCCAGCTCTCAGCTTCCTTGTCAGCAACGCTGCAAAATCCGGTTGGATCAACCGCCGTTTACGGTGTTTTTTCTTTGGCCAGGGATCAGGGAAGAATATATGGAAACCTGCAAGGCTCCCGTCACTGATCATATCTTCCAATATCCGGACTGCATCGAATCGCATCAGCCTGATGTTTTCTATCCCTGTATCGCCGACAGTTGCAAGCAACTTGGTAAAACCGCTGAGGAAGACTTCAACTCCCAGATAGTTGAACTGCTCACGTTCCTTTGCAATCCTGGCAGTGCTCTGTCCCATACCGAACCCTATTTCCATGATCACCGGCCTGTCATTGCCGAAGATCTCTTGGAAATCAAGCAGCTGTTTTCCATAAGGGACACAGTAGTGGCTGTAATATTTCCGTACAGCTTCTACCTGAAACGTATGCAATGCTCCCGTACGGAGTACATATGAATGTATCCTACGGTTTCCGTCAGCCTCAGGTTCCACGAACTGCAGTTCAGGTATATCTTCAAAAACTACTTTCGGTCTTTCCTTCATATCCTTTCCTATGCAAGCCTTTCCAACATCTCAAGGATGAACAGGCTCTTGTCCTTCAATGATACGGCTCCAGTCCTGAGTTTGACATCACATGGATGGGCAGTATCGAACTTGACGTTTCCATTGCTATACTTGAGCAAGGCAAGCAGTTTCTCAGCATGGATATACTTGACGGACCGATATGTTACCGTCACGGTCCCCTTCTTTTCCTTGAGATGGATGATGCCAAGCTTACGGCAGACTATCTTCAATTGCGCGATATAGATAAGGTTTGACACTTCTTCAGGAGGAGGTCCAAATCTATCTGACAGTTCACTGATAAGCAGATTCAACTGCTGCCGGTCCTGGACACTGGCAATCTTCTTATAGATTTCGAATTTGATCGAAGGTTCCTTGATGTAGGAATCAGGGATGAACCCGGTATAGTCAAGTTCCATGAATACTTCCTGTTCAAGTTCTTCCTTTCCTTCACTGCGGATCTTGTTCACCGCCTCATCCAGGATCCTTATGTACATATCCAGACCCACGCTTGCAAGCTGTCCCGACTGTTCCCTTCCCAACAGGTTGCCCGCTCCACGGATTTCCATATCCTTCATGCTGACCTTGAACCCGGCGCCCAGACCGGTATTCTCGCTGATTGTCCTAAGCCGTTTCACGGCAACCTCGCTCAGGGACTGCTCATTGGGATAAAACAGATATGCATAGGCCTGATGGTCACTTCTACCTACCCTCCCCCTCAGCTGATAGAGCTGCGATATCCCGTAGAGATCAGCCCTGTCAATGATGATCGTATTGACATTCGGAATATCGATGCCGTTTTCGATTATCGTCGTAGAAACCAACACCTGTATGCCTTCATGGATGAAACGTCTCATGGTATCCTCGAGGTCCGCAGGTTCCATCTGACCATGGGCACTGGCAATGGCGACATCAGGCAACAGCTGGGACAGCAACCTTACCGTTGCATCCAGGCTGTCAATCCTGTTATGGAGATAGAACACCTGTCCATGACGGGCAATCTCATCCCTGATTGCCTGGGCTGCAACTGAGATATCGAAGGGAATAATCTTCGTCGCAATGGCATGTCGGGCCATAGGAGGTGTCGTAAGCAGTGACATATCCCTGATCTTCAGCAGTGACATGTAGAGGGTCCGGGGAATCGGAGTGGCAGAAAGTGCAAGGGAATCGATACTGGTACGCATCTTCTTTATTTTCTCCTTGTCCTTGACCCCGAAGCGCTGTTCCTCATCAATTACAAGCAATCCCAAGTCCCGGAAAAGGATATCCTTCTGCAATATCCTATGGGTACCGAACAATACATCGATCTGTCCTCCCGCAATCCGGTTCTTGACCTCCGTCTGCTGTTTCTTCGGAACGACACGTGACAGCAAGCCGATGTTGATCGGAAAATCCTGGCATCTCTGGATGAAATTGTTATAATGCTGTTCTGCCAGAATCGTT from Spirochaetia bacterium harbors:
- a CDS encoding MFS transporter, translating into MDTRVAFRKRTIPILVLGVFMMYFYSGLQADHLNVLTPYYTKLGWSAVTITNPVTWAGFVVIPATLLVGTLLIKFGVKNVVVPSTIIVGISTIGLSLSGTNLVMYSICLFCMRLFILPLQMGAFMLCTNWFIKTRGRALGTMVMGSPLCTATFIALLTIGVDRIGLRLTYSLTGGIILVLALLIAIFVVSSPEDVGLFPDGATVAPTHEKDEEKLSFKAVFSKLDAWMLVFSLGWLQFCICCIMPFFVVRMNMSGSTPALYLSFLSVAAIGGMFSSNFFGFLDDKFGTVKASLALCIAYFLTIVGLLLMTKNNIPMLVVTAIGIAGISGGTGTLHPSITTYVYGRKQYQAANRWIMTVQSIIMAFGIYFMSSVMDATGSLDLAYEIMIGLVVIAVICLLVIGRKPDFDRSQQKPMN
- a CDS encoding helix-turn-helix transcriptional regulator, encoding MGFNIEQAILDNLKKSNLPEDCGYRLICESSQNIISHKSTFLTICFVHCSARIVLDGNKFNASAGNYIMVKESCPFSTQVLPLKAGEIGIFILDFSKDFFDELYYLQISDCPIFYDFFRPLSGEKEYLVFDNTENELPAWSSRLLLYEASKEYVGKKKAILACLVIFLTQLHRTHQNHLLISKSSMMTTYPFKAGRYLKYMADNYRTVTLNSMAKEFGYTPAYFSTLFKKMVWTTFSEKLMELKLEQAKSLLTTTSQSIEGITQLVGFTDKSYFHRCFKKKFGLTPGAYRKLHT
- a CDS encoding nitronate monooxygenase; its protein translation is MDISHFTDIIDSLKSVSGKLVEQLPTDRISDSIKSMQHLGKLWPPLRIGNHTARIPIVQGGMGVGISLSSLASAVANAGGIGVIAANGIGLLEKDYYQEGRNAGLRALRKEIRKARELTKGIIGVNIMVALNDFHQMLDVAIEEKVDVIFMGAGLPIKGIPIRKLRENNVAVAPIVSSARAAGLIFRMWDKLYKDIPDAVVIEGPMAGGHLGFSADQIEKKEFQLENIIPQVRDSLVPFSHTYGREIPIVAGGGVFTGKDIHTILSLGASGVQMATRFVATDECDADIHFKKAYVNCTKDQIGLIKSPVGMPGRAIRNKFIENSEQGRHPAFRCAWKCLANCKAQEANYCISIALNNARKGMIDSGYVFAGAKAYLIDKIVPVADLFQELGNGYWIATHKKATQRLAQLVSSTRNLWEKYEELENKSRTAGQIYAQSLANLPNHSLSEARKQYKSALAKANSLQLQLIEKVMCAWKLVNEVPGPSETLPIKA
- a CDS encoding MFS transporter, whose translation is MQYHSKHLIRQGNHKVKKNGTGFYLFWSTQMVSTLGSSMTSYALILWIYERTHRAFPVSLLSFYSYISYIIASFLTGPFIDRGNRKRTLVLCDSIAALCSLLICIVSLQHNLNTGYVFAAAVIVGATNAVSAPIQTIVAGCLIPQRNYEKASGLKSFSSSLTAACTPAFATVFYSIWGLSGILIVDLCSFFVAVSALLFVINVPEPAPTERKDQGSYIEEGKIGYLFLLQHKGLFQIIISMCIMNFFSRLTYENILPAMILGRSGSSTVLAWVTGVIGIGGIVGGLMVSLFPLPKHKVKLLYVAAGFSFLFGDLLMGFGKSLWLWLPAAVAASIPIPFIIATQQYLLYQTVPEQLQGKVFAARNAIQYATIPIGILLGGWLSDSVFEPLIGMQGSIPSLLRKFLGSTPGSGMGAMFLCTGILGTLTCIIAARNKHVKKLDSSM
- a CDS encoding MATE family efflux transporter, whose translation is MSGQVHMEKPVGHIVRELAVPASTGLLFNTLYNVVDTYFAGRQVGTAALSGITIAFPIYFIVTAVSGGLGSGTTALCSIALGKDDRTKFHHFAVGSLLLSLAAGVLLACMVPLLRFLMLLAGAEGQSLVEGLKYIDVIFFGAVFFCLNAVMNGFLNSQGDSRSYRNFLILGFFLNVLLDPLFVMGWGGLPRLGAVGVALSTVLIQASGSIYLAFRCIHSKNFDRLLFLKARASLRELGELLRQGVPAMLNIGTTALGIFVINYFILKLAPGSQTIAAYGAAMRVEQLALIPTMGLNTAALAICGQSFGAGRMDRIHKVVQHTLVWGVSMISIGGIIIYPLVSFLLGLFSSDKAVIAAGVQYLHIELFAFPTYVILGILVSALQGIKKPDFAVYIGLYRQICMPWFLFTILGRYMGISGVYVGIVVVNWSAVLIACLYYRSVISHLAGLQKS
- a CDS encoding N-acetyltransferase, with amino-acid sequence MDFTIEKNIITLHQQDKQYGFIDFSMENEHLVSLKKVYVNPEYRGQGIAGKLMDFAAATFHDKGYTVRPVCPYAFTWYKRHPQFESEVIYPDQDQLSCQL
- the trmB gene encoding tRNA (guanosine(46)-N7)-methyltransferase TrmB; this encodes MKERPKVVFEDIPELQFVEPEADGNRRIHSYVLRTGALHTFQVEAVRKYYSHYCVPYGKQLLDFQEIFGNDRPVIMEIGFGMGQSTARIAKEREQFNYLGVEVFLSGFTKLLATVGDTGIENIRLMRFDAVRILEDMISDGSLAGFHIFFPDPWPKKKHRKRRLIQPDFAALLTRKLRAGGYIYCTTDWQDYADQMLSVFSATKGLHNPYGGFAPTRPWRPTTKYERRGRDLDYEISEVWFEKDQS